The following proteins come from a genomic window of Gottfriedia acidiceleris:
- a CDS encoding competence/damage-inducible protein A translates to MKRAEIIAVGTELLLGQIANTNAQFLAKHLSALGYHHHFQTVVGDNSERLKSALEIASSRSDLIILTGGLGPTKDDLTKEVVAEFVQESLVYHDESLDYIEQYFIKVNRPMTENNKKQALVINNAYVLLNNNGMAPGMVLEAKNKQFVLLPGPPKEMIPMVEKELIPYFLKGKEASTIISKELKFFGIGESILETEILDLLENQSNPTIAPLASEGEVMLRVTASASNEQEAEKLIGQAEEKIRDRVGQFIYGTNNENLFTVLSRKLKDFKLTISAAESLTGGLFSKRLTDIPGNSSIFKGSVVCYSNEMKQNLLHVPSDILNKSGAVSAECAKSLVENIQRLTGSNISISFTGEAGPSTLEDVPVGKVFIGIKIGDSDSIVKEFQFSGTREQIRLSSVKNGANLLIKLINSSFESQDL, encoded by the coding sequence ATGAAACGTGCTGAAATCATCGCAGTAGGTACAGAGCTACTTTTAGGTCAAATTGCAAATACAAATGCTCAATTTTTAGCTAAACATTTATCTGCATTAGGATATCACCATCATTTCCAAACAGTTGTAGGAGACAATTCCGAACGACTTAAAAGTGCATTAGAAATTGCTTCATCAAGAAGTGATTTAATCATCTTAACTGGTGGACTTGGACCAACCAAGGATGATTTAACGAAAGAAGTTGTTGCAGAATTTGTTCAAGAATCACTTGTTTACCACGATGAATCACTAGATTATATTGAACAATATTTTATTAAAGTAAATCGACCAATGACTGAAAATAATAAAAAACAAGCATTAGTCATTAATAACGCATATGTTTTATTGAATAATAATGGTATGGCACCTGGAATGGTTCTTGAAGCGAAAAATAAACAATTTGTATTATTACCAGGACCACCTAAAGAAATGATCCCGATGGTTGAGAAAGAACTAATTCCTTATTTTTTAAAAGGAAAGGAAGCAAGTACGATTATTTCCAAAGAGCTTAAGTTTTTTGGCATCGGGGAATCGATTTTAGAAACTGAAATTCTTGATTTACTTGAAAATCAATCAAATCCAACAATTGCTCCTTTAGCGAGTGAGGGAGAAGTAATGCTTCGAGTTACTGCAAGTGCTAGTAATGAACAAGAGGCAGAAAAACTAATTGGACAAGCTGAAGAAAAAATACGCGACCGTGTTGGGCAGTTTATATATGGTACAAATAATGAAAACTTGTTTACAGTTTTATCAAGAAAGTTAAAAGATTTTAAACTGACTATTTCTGCTGCTGAAAGTTTAACTGGAGGTCTGTTCAGTAAAAGACTGACAGATATTCCTGGGAATTCGTCCATTTTTAAGGGGAGTGTTGTTTGTTATTCTAATGAAATGAAACAAAACCTTTTACATGTACCATCAGACATTCTTAATAAAAGTGGTGCAGTAAGTGCAGAGTGTGCAAAATCACTAGTTGAAAATATTCAAAGATTAACAGGAAGTAATATTTCAATTAGTTTTACTGGTGAAGCAGGACCGTCTACATTAGAAGATGTGCCGGTAGGGAAAGTATTTATCGGTATAAAAATTGGTGATTCTGATTCAATTGTAAAAGAGTTTCAATTCAGTGGTACTAGAGAACAAATAAGATTATCAAGTGTCAAAAATGGCGCGAACTTATTGATTAAATTAATTAATTCAAGTTTTGAAAGTCAAGACTTATAA
- a CDS encoding dipeptidase: protein MKVFDAHCDVLMKLLENPLINFENDESLQVSVKRLKQGNSKIQCYAIYIPENVHKLIKFDAALQCVTLFYEKVATENNNIKVIRTKEDEVGLKSHEMGAILTLEGCDALLGDINRLKILHRLGVRSVGLVWNYANEAADGILEERNGGLTNFGRSVVHYLNEHNMWCDLSHCTEAAFWDAFEQAKYPTATHSNAKAICKHPRNLNDEQLKAMFNRGAIVGINFYPTFLVDEGVATISDILKHIDHMCSLGGEKFIAMGSDFDGIDTHPTNLHHIGLYQNLTNELLKHYTEQQVKGFMYENYSSYIHYK from the coding sequence ATGAAAGTTTTTGATGCTCATTGTGATGTATTGATGAAATTACTTGAAAATCCTTTGATCAATTTTGAAAATGATGAGTCACTACAAGTTTCAGTTAAACGATTAAAACAAGGGAATAGTAAAATACAATGCTATGCGATTTATATTCCCGAAAATGTACATAAACTAATCAAATTTGATGCAGCTCTTCAATGTGTCACCCTTTTTTATGAAAAAGTAGCAACTGAAAATAATAATATAAAAGTTATTCGAACAAAAGAAGATGAAGTTGGATTAAAAAGTCACGAAATGGGTGCTATTTTGACGCTAGAGGGCTGTGATGCACTTTTAGGTGATATTAATCGCTTAAAGATATTACATCGTCTAGGCGTACGTAGTGTCGGTCTAGTATGGAATTATGCAAATGAAGCTGCAGATGGAATTCTTGAAGAAAGAAATGGGGGCTTAACTAATTTTGGAAGAAGTGTAGTTCATTACTTAAATGAGCATAATATGTGGTGTGATCTTTCTCATTGTACTGAAGCTGCGTTTTGGGATGCATTTGAACAAGCAAAATATCCAACAGCTACCCATTCAAATGCTAAAGCGATTTGTAAACATCCAAGAAATTTAAATGATGAACAGCTAAAGGCTATGTTTAATAGAGGAGCCATAGTAGGGATTAATTTCTATCCCACTTTTTTAGTCGATGAAGGTGTTGCAACTATTTCAGATATTCTTAAACATATCGATCATATGTGCTCTCTAGGTGGAGAAAAATTTATTGCGATGGGATCAGATTTTGATGGAATCGATACTCATCCAACAAATTTACATCATATAGGACTTTATCAAAATTTAACAAATGAATTGCTTAAACACTATACAGAACAACAGGTTAAAGGCTTTATGTATGAGAATTATTCATCATATATACATTACAAATAA
- the rny gene encoding ribonuclease Y yields the protein MGANTIILIIFALLATFGVGYAVGFFVRKSIAEAKINGATNHANQIIEDAKRDSETIKKEALLEAKDEIFKIRTDAENEIRDRRSELQKSENRLMQKEENLDRKDDGLSKRESVLERKEESLVLKQQQIEEMESKIETLIAAQQEELERISSLNREEARQLILSKVENELSHETAILVKETEARAKEEADKKAKDILSLAIQRCAADHVAETTVSVVNLPNDEMKGRIIGREGRNIRTLETLTGIDLIIDDTPEAVILSGFDPIRRETARIALDKLVQDGRIHPARIEEMVEKSRREVDEYIREVGEQTTFEVGVHGIHPDLIKILGRLKFRTSYGQNVLKHSMEVANLAGLMAAELGEDIKLAKRAGLLHDIGKAIDHEVEGSHVEIGVELATKYKEHPVVINSIASHHGDAAPTSIIAVLVAAADALSAARPGARSETLENYIRRLEKLEEISESYEGVEKSFAIQAGREVRIMVKPDTIDDLQAHRLARDIRKRIEDELDYPGHIKVTVIRETRAVEYAK from the coding sequence ATGGGTGCAAATACTATAATTTTGATCATCTTCGCATTGCTTGCCACATTCGGAGTCGGTTATGCTGTCGGATTTTTTGTCCGTAAGTCCATTGCAGAAGCTAAAATAAATGGCGCAACTAATCATGCAAATCAAATTATTGAAGATGCAAAACGTGATTCAGAAACAATTAAAAAAGAAGCTTTATTGGAAGCAAAGGACGAAATTTTCAAAATTCGTACAGATGCAGAGAACGAAATTCGAGACCGTCGTAGTGAACTACAAAAGTCAGAAAATCGTTTAATGCAAAAAGAAGAGAACTTAGATCGTAAAGATGATGGACTTTCAAAACGTGAGTCTGTTCTTGAAAGAAAAGAGGAATCTCTTGTTTTAAAACAACAGCAGATAGAAGAAATGGAAAGCAAGATAGAAACATTAATTGCTGCTCAACAAGAAGAGTTAGAGAGAATTTCTAGCTTAAATCGTGAAGAAGCAAGACAATTAATACTTTCTAAAGTCGAAAATGAATTATCCCATGAAACAGCAATACTAGTAAAAGAAACAGAAGCTCGAGCAAAAGAAGAAGCAGATAAGAAAGCAAAAGATATTTTATCATTAGCAATCCAGCGATGTGCTGCAGATCATGTTGCTGAAACAACTGTTTCAGTTGTAAATCTTCCAAATGATGAAATGAAAGGTCGTATTATTGGCCGTGAAGGACGAAATATACGTACTCTAGAAACGTTAACTGGTATAGATTTAATTATTGATGATACGCCTGAAGCTGTAATATTATCAGGTTTTGATCCAATTCGTCGTGAAACTGCACGAATTGCACTAGATAAATTAGTACAAGATGGTCGTATCCATCCTGCACGAATTGAAGAAATGGTTGAAAAATCAAGACGAGAAGTAGATGAGTACATACGTGAAGTCGGTGAACAAACTACTTTTGAAGTTGGTGTTCATGGAATTCACCCTGACTTAATTAAAATATTAGGTCGTCTGAAATTTAGAACTAGTTATGGTCAAAATGTGTTAAAGCATTCGATGGAAGTAGCGAACCTAGCTGGACTTATGGCTGCTGAACTTGGTGAAGATATAAAACTTGCAAAACGTGCAGGTTTACTTCACGATATTGGTAAAGCAATTGACCATGAGGTAGAAGGAAGTCACGTTGAAATCGGTGTTGAATTAGCAACGAAATATAAAGAACATCCAGTAGTTATCAATAGTATTGCATCCCATCATGGGGATGCTGCGCCAACTTCAATTATTGCGGTTCTTGTAGCTGCTGCAGATGCTCTATCTGCTGCTAGACCAGGAGCACGTAGCGAAACATTAGAAAACTATATCCGTCGTTTAGAAAAGCTTGAAGAGATTTCTGAATCATACGAAGGTGTAGAAAAATCATTCGCTATTCAAGCAGGTCGTGAAGTACGCATCATGGTAAAACCAGATACAATTGATGATTTACAAGCTCATAGATTAGCGAGAGATATTAGAAAACGTATTGAAGATGAACTGGATTATCCAGGTCATATAAAAGTTACGGTTATTCGTGAAACTCGAGCAGTCGAGTATGCAAAATAA
- a CDS encoding TIGR00282 family metallophosphoesterase, whose product MRIMFIGDVVGSNGRSMVKANIQALKRKYNPSVTIINGENAAHGKGITEKIYREFLELGAQAVTLGNHAWDKKDIFEFIDQAKYLVRPANFPEGTPGNGLVFLNFNDVEIAVINLQGRTFLPPLDCPFKKADELIKIAKKRTNIIFVDFHAEATSEKIAMGWYLDGRVTAVVGTHTHVQTADERVLPAGTAFITDVGMTGPYDGILGVTKEAVIKKFLTNLPVRFEVDEGRGQLSGVIIELDKQTGLAKSIKRIQINDDHQEL is encoded by the coding sequence ATGAGAATAATGTTTATAGGCGATGTAGTTGGTTCAAATGGTAGGTCAATGGTAAAGGCTAATATTCAAGCTTTAAAAAGGAAATATAATCCTTCGGTAACGATTATAAATGGTGAAAATGCAGCACATGGTAAAGGAATAACAGAAAAAATTTACCGCGAATTTTTAGAATTAGGTGCTCAAGCAGTAACACTTGGTAACCATGCATGGGATAAAAAGGATATTTTTGAATTTATTGATCAAGCAAAATACTTAGTTAGACCAGCTAATTTCCCTGAAGGTACACCAGGTAATGGATTAGTCTTTTTAAATTTTAATGATGTTGAAATAGCCGTTATAAATTTACAAGGTAGAACATTTTTACCACCACTTGATTGTCCTTTTAAAAAAGCAGATGAGCTAATAAAAATCGCCAAAAAACGAACAAACATCATTTTTGTTGATTTTCATGCTGAAGCAACAAGTGAAAAAATTGCTATGGGCTGGTATTTGGATGGAAGAGTAACAGCGGTTGTCGGTACACATACACATGTTCAAACGGCTGATGAGCGAGTTTTACCTGCTGGTACAGCGTTTATTACGGATGTTGGAATGACGGGTCCATATGATGGCATTCTAGGCGTTACGAAAGAAGCTGTTATTAAAAAATTCCTAACGAACTTACCAGTGAGATTCGAAGTAGATGAAGGCAGAGGTCAGTTAAGTGGTGTCATCATCGAATTAGACAAACAAACTGGGCTAGCAAAATCAATAAAAAGAATACAAATAAATGATGATCATCAAGAGCTATAA
- a CDS encoding 2-oxoacid:ferredoxin oxidoreductase subunit beta: MATFKEFRNNIKPNWCPGCGDFSVQASIQRAAANVGLEPDNLAVISGIGCSGRISGYINSYGLHGIHGRSLPIAQGVKMANRDLTVIASGGDGDGFAIGLGHTIHAIRRNIDITYIVMDNQIYGLTKGQTSPRSDVGFKTKSTPQGSVESALSVMEMALTAGGTFVAQSFSSDLKELTSLIEQGINHKGFSLINVFSPCVTYNKVNTYDWFKENLVKLSDVEGYDPSNKEMAMQTLMQNKGLVTGLIYQNKEQKSYQQLISGYSEQPLVESELQLEKAQFEKLVAEFM; the protein is encoded by the coding sequence ATGGCAACATTTAAAGAATTTCGTAATAATATTAAACCAAACTGGTGCCCAGGATGTGGAGACTTCTCTGTACAAGCATCTATCCAACGTGCAGCAGCAAATGTTGGTTTAGAACCTGATAACCTTGCAGTAATTTCTGGTATTGGATGTTCTGGTCGTATTTCTGGATATATTAACTCTTACGGTTTACATGGTATCCATGGTCGTTCACTTCCAATTGCACAAGGTGTTAAAATGGCTAACCGTGATCTAACTGTTATCGCTTCTGGTGGTGACGGTGATGGATTCGCTATCGGTTTAGGTCATACGATCCATGCAATTCGTCGTAACATCGACATTACGTATATCGTAATGGACAACCAAATCTATGGTCTTACAAAAGGTCAAACATCACCTCGTAGTGATGTAGGATTCAAAACTAAGAGTACGCCACAAGGTTCTGTTGAATCTGCACTTTCAGTAATGGAAATGGCATTAACAGCTGGTGGAACATTCGTAGCTCAAAGTTTCTCAAGTGATTTAAAAGAATTAACTTCATTAATTGAGCAAGGTATTAACCACAAAGGTTTCTCTTTAATTAACGTATTCAGCCCATGTGTAACTTACAATAAAGTAAACACATATGACTGGTTTAAAGAAAATCTTGTTAAACTTTCTGATGTTGAAGGATATGATCCATCAAACAAAGAAATGGCTATGCAAACATTAATGCAAAATAAAGGTTTAGTAACTGGTCTTATCTACCAAAACAAAGAGCAAAAATCATACCAACAATTAATTTCTGGATACAGTGAACAACCATTAGTTGAATCAGAACTTCAATTAGAAAAAGCACAATTCGAAAAATTAGTTGCTGAATTCATGTAA
- the pgsA gene encoding CDP-diacylglycerol--glycerol-3-phosphate 3-phosphatidyltransferase has translation MNLPNKITVSRVCLIPLFMIAVLIDFGWGKVTLMGDSIPINHLVGAAIFIIASVTDFIDGYYARKLNLVTNFGKFLDPLADKLLVSSALIILTDFHYVPAWITIVIISREFAVTGLRMILAGSGEVHAAAMLGKIKTWAQIVAISAYFLHDFPLNFLPFSIADVSLWVALFFTVYSGWDYFYKNRDVLLKSM, from the coding sequence ATGAATTTACCAAATAAGATCACAGTGTCAAGGGTTTGTCTAATTCCATTATTTATGATTGCCGTTTTAATTGATTTTGGATGGGGAAAAGTTACATTAATGGGTGATTCAATACCAATAAATCATTTAGTAGGGGCTGCAATTTTTATTATTGCCTCAGTTACTGATTTTATAGATGGTTATTACGCAAGAAAATTAAATCTAGTTACTAATTTTGGTAAGTTTTTAGATCCACTTGCTGATAAATTACTTGTTTCTTCAGCATTAATTATCTTAACTGATTTTCATTATGTTCCTGCGTGGATTACGATTGTCATAATAAGTAGAGAGTTTGCTGTAACCGGTTTACGAATGATTTTAGCTGGTTCTGGAGAAGTTCATGCTGCTGCAATGCTAGGTAAAATTAAGACTTGGGCACAAATAGTTGCCATTTCAGCGTATTTCTTACATGACTTCCCATTGAATTTCTTACCATTTTCGATTGCGGATGTATCACTTTGGGTCGCATTATTCTTTACAGTATATTCTGGTTGGGATTATTTTTATAAAAATAGAGATGTTCTTCTTAAATCAATGTAA
- a CDS encoding 2-oxoacid:acceptor oxidoreductase subunit alpha: MIEQLSWKVGGQQGEGIESTGEIFAIALNRLGYYLYGYRHFSSRIKGGHTNNKIRVSTTEVRAISDDLDILVAFDQETIDVNFYELRKGGIVIADAKFNPTIPDSTDVTLYSIPFTELATELGTSLMKNMVAVGASSAILGLSIEVFREVVDEIFGKKGQQIVEKNIEAIARGAEEMREMLGVNVNKMQLSEADGKKRMFLIGNDAIAMGALAGGSRFMAAYPITPASEIMEYLIKKLPQYGGAVIQTEDEIAACTMAIGANYAGVRTLTSSAGPGLSLMMEAIGLSGMTEVPLVIVDTQRGGPSTGLPTKQEQSDLMAMIYGTHGEIPKVVIAPSTVEEGFYDMVEAFNVAEEFQVPVIVITDLQLSLGKQTVEPLQFDKVQIRRGKFDYKQELPVSENKEYFKRYEVTEDGVSPRVVPGMKGGIHHVTGVEHDEMGKPSESPINRNQQMDKRMRKLNNLKFPNPVLVNSKHDDADVLLVGFNSTRGAIEEAMVRLEQDGIKVNHAHIRLIHPFPTNELMPELKKAKRVIVVENNATGQLASIIKMNCGHAEKISSLLKYDGNPFLPKEIYNTCKEGVVLNGNI; the protein is encoded by the coding sequence ATGATTGAACAACTTTCGTGGAAAGTTGGAGGACAACAGGGTGAAGGTATCGAAAGTACAGGTGAGATTTTTGCAATTGCGTTAAACCGTTTAGGTTACTACTTATACGGATATCGTCATTTCTCTTCTCGTATTAAAGGTGGTCACACTAATAACAAAATTCGTGTAAGTACAACTGAAGTTCGTGCAATTTCAGATGACTTAGATATTTTAGTAGCATTTGACCAAGAAACAATCGATGTAAACTTTTATGAATTACGCAAAGGCGGTATCGTAATCGCTGATGCTAAATTTAATCCGACAATTCCAGATTCAACTGACGTAACACTTTATTCAATTCCATTTACAGAATTAGCTACTGAATTAGGTACTTCATTAATGAAAAACATGGTTGCAGTTGGAGCTTCAAGTGCAATTTTAGGTCTATCAATTGAAGTTTTCAGAGAAGTTGTAGATGAAATTTTTGGTAAAAAAGGTCAACAAATTGTTGAGAAAAACATAGAAGCAATCGCACGTGGAGCAGAAGAAATGAGAGAAATGCTTGGCGTGAATGTAAATAAAATGCAATTATCAGAAGCTGATGGTAAAAAACGTATGTTCCTAATCGGTAACGATGCAATCGCAATGGGTGCATTAGCTGGTGGTTCTCGTTTTATGGCAGCGTATCCAATTACGCCAGCATCTGAAATCATGGAATACTTAATCAAAAAATTACCTCAGTATGGTGGAGCAGTTATTCAAACTGAAGACGAAATTGCTGCATGTACAATGGCAATCGGTGCTAACTATGCTGGTGTTCGTACATTAACATCATCTGCAGGTCCTGGTCTTTCATTAATGATGGAAGCAATCGGTCTTTCTGGTATGACTGAAGTTCCTTTAGTAATCGTTGATACTCAACGTGGTGGTCCAAGTACTGGTCTCCCAACTAAACAAGAGCAGTCAGACTTAATGGCTATGATCTACGGAACTCACGGTGAAATTCCGAAAGTAGTAATCGCTCCAAGTACAGTAGAAGAAGGATTCTACGATATGGTGGAAGCGTTTAACGTAGCTGAAGAATTCCAAGTACCTGTTATCGTAATTACTGACTTACAACTATCTTTAGGTAAACAAACTGTTGAGCCACTTCAATTTGATAAAGTACAAATTCGCCGTGGTAAGTTTGATTACAAACAAGAATTACCTGTATCTGAAAACAAAGAGTACTTCAAACGTTATGAAGTGACTGAAGATGGCGTTTCTCCTCGTGTAGTACCGGGTATGAAAGGTGGAATTCACCACGTAACTGGTGTTGAGCATGATGAAATGGGTAAACCATCAGAATCACCAATTAACCGTAATCAACAAATGGATAAACGTATGCGCAAGTTAAATAACTTAAAATTCCCTAACCCAGTGTTAGTGAACTCTAAACACGACGATGCTGATGTATTACTAGTTGGTTTCAACTCAACTCGTGGTGCAATTGAAGAAGCAATGGTTCGTTTAGAGCAAGATGGAATCAAAGTTAACCATGCTCATATTCGTCTAATTCACCCATTCCCAACAAACGAATTAATGCCTGAGCTTAAAAAAGCTAAACGTGTAATCGTTGTTGAAAATAATGCTACTGGTCAATTAGCAAGCATTATCAAAATGAATTGTGGTCATGCAGAAAAGATTTCAAGCTTACTAAAATATGATGGAAATCCTTTCTTACCAAAAGAAATTTACAATACTTGCAAGGAAGGAGTTGTTCTAAATGGCAACATTTAA
- a CDS encoding helix-turn-helix domain-containing protein: MTELGKYLREAREAKGLSIDDVQELTKIQKRYLEAIEEGNYEILPGQFYVRAFIRQYAETIGVDVSGFLTEKPEVEESTVASTVEEVKHEEIPSRSSKLKEPLSNVKSSRIMDYLPRILVAILIIGICIAIYMMFPSKNDGKSADTNQSQSNSNSEIEKPKNNALDQAKVNNKKKTEKPKNDVTEQTPAQKITVDSAAGKRTTISLSGTDVFKIEIVANGESYVDLKNADGKMFYSGILKKGQTQNYDLTDETEVTVNIGASNNVELRINDEVFKYPVSPTNAVHQKITIKNLKMNQ, translated from the coding sequence GTGACAGAATTAGGAAAATATTTACGAGAAGCAAGAGAAGCGAAAGGTTTATCAATTGACGATGTACAAGAGTTAACGAAGATTCAGAAACGTTATCTTGAAGCAATCGAAGAAGGTAATTATGAAATATTGCCAGGGCAATTTTATGTTCGTGCATTTATCAGACAATATGCAGAAACAATTGGTGTTGACGTTTCTGGATTTCTAACTGAAAAGCCAGAAGTAGAAGAATCAACTGTGGCAAGTACAGTAGAAGAAGTAAAGCATGAAGAAATTCCTAGTAGATCATCGAAGCTGAAAGAACCATTAAGCAATGTAAAGTCATCACGAATAATGGATTATTTACCAAGGATACTAGTAGCAATTCTTATCATTGGAATCTGCATCGCTATTTATATGATGTTCCCATCAAAAAATGATGGAAAATCTGCGGATACTAATCAATCTCAATCTAACTCTAATTCTGAAATTGAAAAGCCAAAAAATAATGCGCTAGATCAGGCAAAAGTTAATAATAAGAAAAAAACAGAGAAACCGAAAAATGATGTGACTGAGCAAACGCCAGCGCAAAAAATTACTGTTGACTCTGCAGCGGGTAAACGAACTACTATTTCTTTATCTGGTACGGATGTATTTAAAATAGAAATAGTTGCAAATGGTGAAAGTTATGTAGATTTAAAAAATGCTGATGGAAAAATGTTCTATTCCGGAATTTTAAAAAAAGGACAAACTCAAAACTACGACTTAACAGATGAAACTGAAGTAACTGTAAATATTGGTGCTTCTAACAATGTTGAGCTACGAATTAACGATGAGGTATTTAAATACCCAGTTAGTCCAACAAATGCTGTTCACCAAAAGATTACGATTAAAAATTTAAAAATGAATCAATAG
- the spoVS gene encoding stage V sporulation protein SpoVS, with the protein MEILKVSAKSNPNSVAGALAGVLRERGSAEIQAIGAGALNQAVKAVAIARGFVAPSGVDLICIPAFTDIQIDGEERTAIKLIVEPR; encoded by the coding sequence ATGGAAATATTAAAAGTTTCAGCAAAGTCAAACCCTAATTCTGTAGCAGGAGCACTTGCAGGTGTATTGAGAGAGCGTGGTTCAGCAGAAATTCAAGCAATTGGTGCTGGCGCGTTAAACCAAGCTGTAAAAGCAGTTGCAATTGCAAGAGGATTTGTTGCACCAAGTGGTGTAGACCTTATTTGTATCCCTGCATTTACAGATATTCAAATCGATGGGGAAGAGCGTACAGCGATAAAATTAATCGTAGAGCCTCGTTAA
- the recA gene encoding recombinase RecA — translation MSDRQAALDMALKQIEKQFGKGSIMKLGEQTDRQISTISSGSLALDVALGVGGYPRGRIIEVYGPESSGKTTVALHAIAEVQANGGQAAFIDAEHALDPVYAQKLGVNIDELLLSQPDTGEQALEIAEALVRSGAIDIIVIDSVAALVPKAEIEGEMGDAHVGLQARLMSQALRKLSGAINKSKTIAIFINQIREKVGVMFGNPETTPGGRALKFYSTIRLEVRRAEQLKQGNDIVGNKTKIKVVKNKVAPPFRQADVDIMYGEGISKEGEILDIGSDLDIVLKSGAWYSYNEERLGQGRENAKQFLKENKEIRDTIKQSIRLHHGLDNPVAITETDDEEQFSLLKE, via the coding sequence ATGAGTGATCGTCAAGCTGCATTAGATATGGCTTTAAAACAAATCGAAAAACAATTCGGTAAAGGTTCAATTATGAAACTTGGAGAACAAACTGACCGCCAAATTTCAACTATTTCTAGTGGATCGTTAGCACTAGATGTTGCATTAGGTGTGGGTGGATATCCAAGAGGTCGAATTATCGAAGTATATGGTCCTGAAAGTTCAGGTAAAACAACTGTAGCATTACATGCAATCGCTGAAGTTCAGGCAAATGGAGGACAAGCGGCGTTTATAGATGCTGAGCATGCATTAGATCCGGTTTATGCTCAAAAATTAGGTGTAAACATTGATGAGTTATTATTATCTCAACCAGATACAGGTGAACAAGCACTTGAAATTGCTGAAGCATTAGTACGCAGTGGTGCAATTGATATTATCGTAATTGACTCAGTAGCTGCATTAGTTCCAAAAGCAGAAATTGAAGGTGAGATGGGTGATGCTCACGTAGGTCTACAAGCACGATTAATGTCTCAAGCATTACGTAAACTTTCTGGTGCAATTAACAAGTCAAAAACAATCGCAATCTTCATTAACCAAATTCGTGAAAAAGTTGGGGTTATGTTTGGTAATCCTGAAACGACTCCTGGTGGACGTGCGTTAAAATTCTATTCTACAATTCGTTTAGAAGTACGTCGTGCTGAACAATTAAAACAAGGTAATGATATTGTAGGTAACAAAACAAAGATTAAAGTAGTAAAAAATAAAGTAGCACCACCATTTAGACAAGCAGATGTAGACATTATGTATGGAGAAGGTATTTCTAAAGAAGGAGAAATCCTTGATATTGGATCGGATTTAGATATCGTTCTTAAGAGTGGAGCATGGTATTCTTACAATGAAGAGCGTCTTGGACAAGGTCGTGAGAATGCTAAGCAATTCTTAAAAGAAAATAAAGAAATTCGTGATACGATTAAACAATCTATCCGTCTTCACCATGGTTTAGATAACCCTGTTGCTATAACTGAAACAGATGACGAAGAACAATTCTCTTTATTAAAAGAGTAA